In Camelina sativa cultivar DH55 chromosome 16, Cs, whole genome shotgun sequence, a single window of DNA contains:
- the LOC104753185 gene encoding uncharacterized protein LOC104753185 yields the protein MAKSEITVPTKIRESTRFYPYFKDCVGAIDGTHILAMVPTKKAPSFRNRKGDISQNVLAACNFDLEFIYVLSGWEGSAHDSKVLNDALTRNTNRLPVPEEIESAEEVVEEINEDDNAEVLTTQEQQREYANEWRETIASNMWTDSLENAT from the exons ATGGCTAAGTCTGAGATTACAGTGCCTACAAAAATTAGAGAAAGTACAAGATTTTATCCGTATTTTAAG gattGTGTTGGAGCTATTGATGGTACACATATCCTTGCAATGGTACCGACAAAAAAAGCGCCTTCTTTTCGTAACAGAAAAGGTGATATATCGCAAAATGTGTTGGCTGCTTGTAATTTTGATCTTGAATTCATATATGTGCTTAGTGGATGGGAAGGTTCAGCTCATGACTCAAAAGTATTAAATGATGCTTTGACAAGGAACACTAATCGACTACCAGTTCCAGAAG AAATCGAGAGTGCAGAAGAAGTTGTCGAAGAAATTAATGAAGATGATAATGCTGAAGTACTTACAAcccaagaacaacaaagagaatATGCGAATGAGTGGAGAGAGACAATAGCATCAAACATGTGGACTGATTCACTTGAGAATGCTACATga